TTTCGGCATCCCTTCTGCCTGCGCCATCCTGGCGGCAAAGTCCGCAGACCGTCGCGAACAGCTGGCCATTGTCGCACGCTCGTTCGTGATCCTTGCCGGTATCAGCGTGGTGGTGCTGGCGATTTTCCTGCTTCTGTCCGGCTATCCGGGATGGGTGGCCGTGCTGGGGAAGATTCCCGACGGAATTGCGGGTGAGATCAGCCGGGCCGCGTTCTGGACCGCGGTGCTGTTCCTGCTGAACCTGCTCGCCGCTCCGTTCATGTCCGGTTTCATCGCTCTCCAGAAGGTGCATGTGGAGCGGTTTTACAATACGGTCAGCACCAACAGCTATGTGCTGGCGCTGGCAGCCGTGATCTTTTTCAGAGGGGACCTTGCCGACTACGCCATTGCCAGGGGGGGATTGGTGCTGCTCTGCAACATGGCCGGCGTCATGCACTTCCTGTGCGGATATACGGAGAACCGGCGTATCTTTAGCGAGGGTTCCCGGCACCTGCTCCAGGCCGCAACCCCACCCGAGTTCGGCAGCCGTGCGATTATCGCCTCCGGCGGACGGCTGTTCGTCGCCGGGCTGGCTGCCCTGGTGGTATGGCAGACCGACAATCTGGTGATCAGCCATTTCATGGGGGTTGGCGCCGTAACCCCCTATCAGGTGACATTCAAGCTGATCACTATGACCTTTATCCTCTTTACGGCAATCAATCCTGCGATTTCGCCGCACTACGGTCGGGCCTGGGCAACCGGCGACATCGGCTGGATTGCCGGAACCTATAACCAGATCGCCCTGGCGGCCTCGGCTCTCGGCGGCCTGGTCTGGGTGGGGGCTTTGGCCTTTGCGGAGCCGATCATCGATCTCTGGGCAGGCCATGCCGCTTATGCCGGCCCGCTGGCGGTTTTCTCCCTGGGCGGCTATGGCTACCTGCTCTCCCTCATCGGTGTGCATGCCGCACTGCTCTCCAGTCTCAATCTGGTGAAGAATCTGCCGCTCATCTCGTGGCTGGAGGCCGGGGCCAACTTGGCGCTCTCCCTGGTTTTTGTCCGCCTGCTCGGACTGGGAGGGGTTGCGCTCGGAACGTTTCTCGCTGCGCTCGTCACGGTGTTCTGGCTCATCCCGGCGGAGATTGCCCGGCGCACGGACGGCAAAATCGCGCTTGCCTGGGGACCAGTCGCTGCCCAGACCGCTTTTGCCCTGTTCCCTGCCCTTGCCGGGGTGCTGCTGGCGAACCGCTTCATCCCCGCAATCTTGCCGAAGCTGCTGGTCAACTTTGCCATCGTGGCCGGATACCTGGCACTCTCCTGGTGGCGGCTGCCAGAGGCGATCCGGCAGCAGGCAGTGGAGCTGGCCGGCAGTATCCTGCCCCGGAAGCTGCGGAAAGGAGGCGGACCATGAATGGCAACCAGCCGCTGGTTTCGGTCTGCATCCCCACCCGGAACAGTGCGCGCTATCTGGAAGCAGCCCTGGACAGCATTGCCGCTCAGACCTGGGAACATCTCGAGGTACTCATCGGCGACAATGCCTCCACCGATGAGACGCTCGAAATAGCAGAACGTTACGTGCTTCGCTACGGCTGGAAGCTGCTGCGGAGCCCCCGCGATCTCGGGGCGTTCGGTAACTGGAACCGGCTTGTCGCTGCTGCTCAGGGCGATTATATCGCGATCTACCATTCCGATGACTGTTACGAACCGGCAATTGTGGCAGAGTCCGTTGCGGTCCTGGAGGGGAATCCAGAACTCGGGCTCGTTGCCGCGCTGGCAACGGTAATTGACGCCAAAGGGGTGGAGCAGTATCATGTCGAGCTCCCGGAAGGGGTGGACGTAGCCCCGTCATACCGGTTCGAAGACGTTTTCCAGGCCGTTCTCGGCAATGGGGGAGAGCGCATCTTTCTGGTCACTCCTACGGTGATGGTCAGGCGCCGCATGTACGACGGACTGGGCATGTTCGACACGAGCGGACGCTTTGCCTCTGCCGGAGATTACGAGATGTGGTTGCGGATCGCGGCGCAGAACCCGGTTGCGGTCATCCCGCGGCCGCTCATGCGTTACCGGGTACATGAAGGGCAGGGGAGCGAAACAGAGCTGCGCCGCAACCTTGAGCTTCCCGACCTGCTGGCGGTTCTGGAGCAGTACTCGGAGATGATCGAAGACCACGATATCCGGTTGGCGTACGACTGCTACCGCTCCCGGACCTATCTCAAAACAGCGCTCAAGCAGAACTGCGCCGGTGATTTCAGCCGCAGCAGCATGACGGCGGATCTCATCCGTTCCGGCCGGTATCTCCCCATCGCAAAGCTGGTCCAAGTAGCAAACCGTTTCGGAATCAATCTCCGCTGCTGGCCGGGGCGCTCCTGGCCATGCCGCATCCTTTCCGGGAGCGACTGATGGAGAAACCGCTGCAGGTGCTCTAT
The sequence above is a segment of the Geoanaerobacter pelophilus genome. Coding sequences within it:
- a CDS encoding glycosyltransferase; the encoded protein is MNGNQPLVSVCIPTRNSARYLEAALDSIAAQTWEHLEVLIGDNASTDETLEIAERYVLRYGWKLLRSPRDLGAFGNWNRLVAAAQGDYIAIYHSDDCYEPAIVAESVAVLEGNPELGLVAALATVIDAKGVEQYHVELPEGVDVAPSYRFEDVFQAVLGNGGERIFLVTPTVMVRRRMYDGLGMFDTSGRFASAGDYEMWLRIAAQNPVAVIPRPLMRYRVHEGQGSETELRRNLELPDLLAVLEQYSEMIEDHDIRLAYDCYRSRTYLKTALKQNCAGDFSRSSMTADLIRSGRYLPIAKLVQVANRFGINLRCWPGRSWPCRILSGSD
- a CDS encoding lipopolysaccharide biosynthesis protein, with translation MGSDRRRKVILGTSSGYLSILVTNLLSVVSVPLTLGYFGADRYGALALLMTMVNYLSVTNFGIPSACAILAAKSADRREQLAIVARSFVILAGISVVVLAIFLLLSGYPGWVAVLGKIPDGIAGEISRAAFWTAVLFLLNLLAAPFMSGFIALQKVHVERFYNTVSTNSYVLALAAVIFFRGDLADYAIARGGLVLLCNMAGVMHFLCGYTENRRIFSEGSRHLLQAATPPEFGSRAIIASGGRLFVAGLAALVVWQTDNLVISHFMGVGAVTPYQVTFKLITMTFILFTAINPAISPHYGRAWATGDIGWIAGTYNQIALAASALGGLVWVGALAFAEPIIDLWAGHAAYAGPLAVFSLGGYGYLLSLIGVHAALLSSLNLVKNLPLISWLEAGANLALSLVFVRLLGLGGVALGTFLAALVTVFWLIPAEIARRTDGKIALAWGPVAAQTAFALFPALAGVLLANRFIPAILPKLLVNFAIVAGYLALSWWRLPEAIRQQAVELAGSILPRKLRKGGGP